TTCGGTGTGTGTGAAGTTCATGACAAATTCTCTCTACCCAACAGGTCATCTATCCAGATCGCTCGGCATCACCGCTTTCGAGGGAGACACCGAGCAAGAGCCGCCTCGCAGCAAGGGTGTCGTCCCCCTTGGGGGGAAGGTGCGGGGCCGCCCAGGCGAAGCGACTCAGGGGGTTACAGGTTCACAAGCCCAGAATCATCTTGGAGATGATGTTCTTCTGAATTTCGTTGGAGCCACCGAAGATCGACAGCTTGCGGTAGTTGAAGTAGTTGGCCGAGGCCGTGGCGGCTTCGTCGATGCCGCCCAGCGGCGCCTGGTCATAACCTTCGTACTGGGCCTCGTCGATATAGGGCACGGCATACACGCCCATGGCGCGGCGGATCAGCGACAGGATCTCCTGGCGGATCTCGGTGCCGCGGATTTTCAGCATGGAGCTTTCCGCACCGGGCACGCCGCCACCGGCAACGGCAGCGATCACGCGCAGATTGGTGGTCTTCATGTTCTCCAGGTCGATCTCGACACGGGCCATGCGGGCGGCGAACAGCGGGTCCTGGTTCAGCGGCTGGCCGTTCTTGTGCACCTTGGCGGCGATGACCTTGAGCTTGGCCAGGGCCGAGATGCAAAAGCCCACGCCCGCAATGCCGGTGCGCTCGTAGGTCAGCAGATACTTGGCATAGGTCCAGCCCCTGTTTTCCTCGCCCACCAGATTTTCGACCGGCACCTTCACATCGGTGAAGAAGACTTCGTTGACTTCCTTGTCGCCGTCCAGCGTGCGGATGGGACGCAGTTCCACGCCGGGGCTGTTCATGTCCACCAGCAAAAAGCTGATGCCGGCCTGGGCCTTGGCCTCGCGGTTGGTGCGCACCAGGCAGAAGATCATGTTGGCGTGCTGGCCCTGGGTGGTCCAGGTCTTCTGGCCGTTGACGATGTAGAAGTCTCCATCGCGCACGGCCGTGGTCTTCACCGATGCCAGATCGGAGCCCGCGCCGGGCTCGGAATAGCCCTGGCACCACCAGTCCTGCCCGCTCAGAATGCGCGGCAGCCAGTACTTCTTTTGCTGCTCGCTGCCGTACTTGATCAGCACCGGCCCCAGCATGTTCACGCCGAAGGGCACGATGCGCGGGCCGCCGGCCAGCGCGCATTCGGTGTCGAAGATGAACTTCTCGACCGCTCCCCAGCCCGGACCGCCATGCTCCTGGGGCCAGTGATTCGCATACCAGCCGCGCTCGTTGAGGATGGCATGCCACTCGTCCTGATCGGCCTTGCTCAGACGCTGGCCAGCCTTGATCTTGAGCGAAATATGCGTGGGCAGCTTCTCCTTGAGAAAAGTCTGCACCTCGGCGCGAAACGCCTCTTCCTGGGGGGTGAATTGCAAATCCATTGCTATTTCCTGGTAATCCATGGCGCAGCGCACTCCGCCTTGCAAACCGCGCGGCCCACGCCAGAGACAGCGAGCAAGGGCCGCCCCGCAGCGAGGCTGTCGTCCCCCTTTGGGGGAAGGCGCGCAGCGCCTCAGGGGGTCTTAGTAAATCTCGAAGAGGCCAGCAGCACCCATGCCGCCGGCAATGCACATGGTCACCACGCCGTACTTGACCTTGGGGTTGCGAGCCTTGCGGCGCTGGCCTTCGAGCAGGATGTGGCCGGTCAGGCGTGCGCCCGTCATGCCGAAGGGGTGGCCGATGGAAATCGCGCCGCCGTTGACATTCAGACGCTCGTTGGGAATGCCCAGCTGACGCTGGCAATACAGGGCCTGCGAGGCAAAGGCTTCGTTCAGTTCCCAGAGGTCGATGTCATCCACGGTCAGTCCATGGCGCTTGAGCAGCTTGGGCACGGCAAACACGGGGCCAATGCCCATCTCGTCAGGCTCGCAGCCGGCCACGGCGAAGCCGCGGAAAGCGCCCAGGGGCTTGAGGCCCAGACGCTCTGCCAGCCTGGCTTCCATCACCACGCAGGCGCTGGAGCCGTCGGACAGCTGCGAGGCATTGCCGGCCGTGATGAAGTTGCCAGGGCCCTTCACCGGCTCCAGCTTGGCCAGCCCCTCCAGCGTGGTGCTGGCGCG
This DNA window, taken from Comamonas testosteroni TK102, encodes the following:
- a CDS encoding acyl-CoA dehydrogenase family protein — protein: MDLQFTPQEEAFRAEVQTFLKEKLPTHISLKIKAGQRLSKADQDEWHAILNERGWYANHWPQEHGGPGWGAVEKFIFDTECALAGGPRIVPFGVNMLGPVLIKYGSEQQKKYWLPRILSGQDWWCQGYSEPGAGSDLASVKTTAVRDGDFYIVNGQKTWTTQGQHANMIFCLVRTNREAKAQAGISFLLVDMNSPGVELRPIRTLDGDKEVNEVFFTDVKVPVENLVGEENRGWTYAKYLLTYERTGIAGVGFCISALAKLKVIAAKVHKNGQPLNQDPLFAARMARVEIDLENMKTTNLRVIAAVAGGGVPGAESSMLKIRGTEIRQEILSLIRRAMGVYAVPYIDEAQYEGYDQAPLGGIDEAATASANYFNYRKLSIFGGSNEIQKNIISKMILGL